TGCCGCCAAAATTAGGGTTACGAAATTGAAATGTCATATTTCCCGCCCAGCTTGCAGGGACAATAAGCAGCAGCGAGAGTAGGGCATATGCGATACGCATATTCGCCTCCAGGTAAGCGTTACGGTTTAATATTCGTCGCTCGCCAAATCACCAATGCTGAGCAGCGCCTGGTTTATTTGTTGGCGTTCGAGTGCTTGCTGGGTTTGCTCCAGCGCAATATCGACATTCTGAGTAAAATCGCGCCGCGTCGGGAAAAGGAAGGTCTGGTAAACCACTTGCTGATTAATTGCAATGGTTATCCAGCTTCCCCAGCGGGCGCTTGGTCGTTCATTGATGGTTAAATTCCCCTTCCAGCTACTTTCCCATTTATCACTAAAGGCACGATAGAAGTC
The nucleotide sequence above comes from Kosakonia sp. H02. Encoded proteins:
- the csgE gene encoding curli production assembly/transport protein CsgE produces the protein MKRAILLATGGLLLAVGNVSAVEVEIPGLLTDHTVSSVGHDFYRAFSDKWESSWKGNLTINERPSARWGSWITIAINQQVVYQTFLFPTRRDFTQNVDIALEQTQQALERQQINQALLSIGDLASDEY